The proteins below are encoded in one region of Sphingobium yanoikuyae:
- the rpsL gene encoding 30S ribosomal protein S12, with protein MPTINQLVRKGRELQKTKSKVPAMDANPQKRGVCTRVYTTTPKKPNSALRKVAKVRLVNQREVITYIPGEGHNLQEHSVVLIRGGRVRDLPGVRYHVLRGVLDTQGVKDRKQSRSKYGAKRPK; from the coding sequence ATGCCAACAATCAACCAGCTGGTCCGTAAGGGCCGCGAACTGCAGAAGACCAAGTCCAAGGTCCCTGCGATGGATGCGAACCCGCAGAAGCGTGGCGTTTGCACCCGCGTCTACACGACGACCCCGAAGAAGCCGAACTCGGCTCTCCGTAAGGTGGCGAAGGTGCGTCTGGTCAACCAGCGCGAAGTCATCACCTACATCCCGGGTGAAGGCCACAACCTCCAGGAACACAGCGTCGTGCTGATCCGTGGCGGCCGTGTGCGAGATCTTCCGGGCGTGCGCTATCACGTTCTTCGCGGCGTTCTGGATACCCAGGGCGTCAAGGATCGCAAGCAGAGCCGTTCGAAGTACGGCGCCAAGCGTCCGAAGTAA
- a CDS encoding putative bifunctional diguanylate cyclase/phosphodiesterase codes for MIALSRISGEFHSPEREAAFQADRLPESRRHAHLLFALSALLNTLFLLSDWRFAGTPHFWVAVPARLVVVFWSLVSLGLCRYMHSFKAVERICFVWQCITAIGVAFLVSSRSDIAIFVLVMLPLVFYLVVPTSFRGNVGGGLGCGVALLIGYLAPAPLSPTMPGMIMAVLMLHCGMWIAIARTNRLQRLEWTASQDAQAARVALAANGEALERLFMTVPLPLIVIRDDGTVLRMNDSATRNLGTADDVARLALIVDHAPPLRLLDRLTRGDSIDNDECCLANDEGIIRDVLLGARPILLAGEQCILASIVDITDRKQAERHLAHLAMTDALTGLANRSHFMASLMQAAQSTERSGGQMAVVLIDVDEFKRINDSAGHDAGDALLCAVAERLRDSVRPADMIARMGGDEFAVILTRLRGLADLDTILSRMIARLHMPLRHGGRDIDCRVSMGVALYPDHAGDMIDLMKHADIALYEAKNSGRGRACLFEPGLLESWQTEARMLERARDALAHAQPVPWYQPKVDLQDGRVIGFEALLRCVRPDGTLMMPDQILAAFEHPELGRKITERMIDQVLADCRAWTSAGIDFGHVAVNVPGVELHDRAFPDRLLARLAHADVEPRRIELEVTESVFLGRNVDVVERNLQRLSQAGMAIALDDFGTGYASLSHLKQFPIDVIKIDKGFVRDLETDPDDAAIVRTVLNLAYSLGVKTVAEGVETIEQLEYLRSGGCHYGQGYYWSAAVPASQLPSFLEPSRFARRS; via the coding sequence GTGATTGCACTTTCCCGCATTAGCGGCGAGTTCCACAGCCCGGAACGGGAGGCCGCCTTCCAGGCCGATCGACTGCCCGAATCGCGTCGCCACGCCCATCTGCTCTTCGCCTTGTCGGCGCTGCTCAACACCCTCTTCCTGCTGAGCGACTGGCGCTTTGCCGGGACGCCCCATTTCTGGGTCGCGGTGCCCGCCCGCCTGGTCGTGGTGTTCTGGTCACTCGTCAGCCTGGGCCTGTGCCGCTACATGCACAGCTTCAAGGCAGTCGAGCGCATCTGTTTCGTCTGGCAATGCATCACCGCCATCGGTGTCGCCTTCCTCGTCTCCTCGCGCAGCGACATCGCCATCTTCGTTCTGGTGATGCTGCCGCTCGTCTTCTACCTGGTGGTGCCGACCAGCTTCCGGGGAAATGTCGGCGGCGGCCTGGGCTGCGGCGTCGCGCTGCTGATCGGTTATCTGGCCCCTGCGCCTCTATCGCCGACCATGCCCGGCATGATCATGGCGGTGCTGATGCTCCATTGCGGCATGTGGATCGCGATCGCCCGCACCAACCGGTTGCAGCGCCTGGAATGGACCGCCAGCCAGGACGCGCAGGCCGCCCGCGTCGCCCTCGCCGCCAATGGCGAAGCGCTCGAACGGCTGTTCATGACGGTGCCGTTGCCGCTGATCGTTATCCGCGACGACGGCACCGTCCTGCGCATGAACGATTCCGCCACACGCAACCTGGGCACCGCAGACGATGTCGCCCGGCTGGCGCTGATCGTCGACCATGCCCCGCCGCTGCGCCTGCTTGACCGACTGACGCGGGGCGACAGCATCGACAATGACGAATGCTGCCTCGCCAATGACGAAGGCATCATCCGCGATGTCCTGCTGGGTGCCCGCCCGATCCTGCTCGCCGGCGAACAATGTATCCTCGCCAGCATCGTCGACATCACCGACCGCAAGCAGGCCGAACGCCATCTTGCCCATCTGGCGATGACCGACGCCCTGACCGGCCTCGCCAACCGATCCCATTTCATGGCCAGCCTGATGCAGGCGGCCCAGTCGACCGAACGATCCGGCGGCCAGATGGCGGTCGTGCTGATCGACGTCGACGAATTCAAGCGGATCAACGACAGCGCAGGTCATGATGCGGGCGACGCTCTGCTGTGCGCCGTGGCGGAACGGCTGCGCGACTCGGTGCGCCCCGCCGACATGATCGCCCGGATGGGCGGCGACGAGTTCGCCGTCATCCTCACCCGCCTGCGCGGCCTGGCCGACCTCGACACCATCCTCAGCCGCATGATCGCGCGCCTGCACATGCCGCTGCGCCATGGCGGGCGCGACATTGATTGCCGCGTCAGCATGGGCGTCGCCCTCTATCCCGACCATGCCGGCGACATGATCGACCTGATGAAGCATGCCGACATCGCGCTGTATGAGGCGAAGAATAGCGGACGCGGGCGCGCCTGCCTGTTCGAGCCCGGCCTGCTGGAAAGCTGGCAGACCGAGGCGCGGATGCTGGAGCGGGCACGCGATGCGCTCGCCCATGCCCAGCCCGTGCCCTGGTATCAGCCCAAGGTCGACCTGCAAGACGGCCGCGTCATCGGCTTCGAGGCGCTGCTGCGCTGCGTCCGTCCGGACGGCACGCTGATGATGCCCGACCAGATATTGGCCGCCTTCGAACATCCCGAACTGGGCCGGAAGATCACCGAACGGATGATCGACCAGGTGCTGGCCGATTGCCGGGCCTGGACCAGCGCCGGCATCGATTTCGGCCATGTCGCGGTCAATGTCCCCGGCGTCGAACTGCACGACCGCGCCTTCCCCGACCGGTTGCTCGCCCGCCTCGCCCATGCCGATGTCGAACCGCGCCGGATCGAGCTGGAAGTCACCGAATCCGTCTTCCTTGGCCGCAATGTCGATGTGGTGGAACGCAATCTTCAGCGCCTCAGCCAGGCGGGCATGGCCATCGCCCTCGACGATTTCGGCACCGGCTATGCCTCGCTGTCCCACCTCAAGCAGTTTCCGATCGACGTCATCAAGATCGACAAGGGCTTCGTGCGCGACCTGGAAACCGACCCGGACGATGCCGCCATCGTGCGCACCGTGCTCAATCTCGCCTACAGCCTGGGCGTGAAGACCGTCGCCGAAGGCGTCGAAACGATTGAACAACTGGAATATTTGCGATCAGGTGGTTGCCATTATGGCCAGGGCTATTATTGGAGCGCTGCCGTTCCGGCATCGCAATTACCCAGCTTTCTTGAGCCTTCCCGCTTCGCCCGCCGAAGCTGA
- a CDS encoding M23 family metallopeptidase: protein MSQRKKKGVATLWARLSALCPEREIFLRSGGQVKFIRISKRAQLLALGILSTGLVGWGAVTVSMLASSAAVAHDRAMLDAKGAAVASKARKVDGYRKSVNDLAHDLEARQDFIDDLYKTHFGEPGDAAANAPVGKADAATDKAANGKLDTKISMAPEAAPLMQVDARQRRFAALLTSAVEARAQKAAAAIRSFGLNPDALARNAARAQGGPFVPWHGDEDAMPAELEKLATALSRMEFLETSLLRIPSGQPTGTPMLSSSYGYRRDPFNGHAAFHAGLDFPGRYGQPILAAAPGKVSYVGQRSGYGNVVEVTHGNGIMTRYAHLSGFNARVGQQVARGDQIARMGSTGRSTGTHLHFEVRVNGDPINPRRFLEARKDVLQVQQIATARLADVGNRG, encoded by the coding sequence TTGTCGCAGCGCAAGAAGAAGGGGGTCGCCACCCTCTGGGCCAGGCTCAGTGCCTTGTGCCCGGAGCGGGAAATCTTCCTGCGCTCGGGCGGCCAGGTAAAGTTCATCCGCATTTCCAAGCGCGCCCAGTTGCTGGCGCTCGGCATCCTGTCGACCGGCCTGGTCGGCTGGGGCGCCGTCACCGTGTCGATGTTGGCGAGCAGCGCTGCCGTCGCTCATGACCGCGCGATGCTGGATGCCAAGGGCGCGGCCGTGGCCAGCAAGGCACGCAAGGTCGATGGCTATCGCAAGTCGGTGAACGACCTCGCCCATGACCTGGAAGCGCGCCAGGACTTCATCGACGATCTGTACAAGACGCATTTTGGCGAGCCCGGCGACGCTGCGGCCAATGCCCCGGTCGGCAAGGCCGACGCCGCGACCGACAAGGCCGCCAATGGCAAGCTCGACACCAAGATCAGCATGGCGCCCGAAGCCGCACCGCTGATGCAGGTCGATGCCCGCCAGCGTCGCTTCGCAGCCCTGCTGACCAGCGCCGTCGAAGCCCGCGCGCAGAAGGCCGCCGCCGCGATCCGCAGCTTCGGCCTCAATCCCGACGCGCTCGCCCGCAACGCGGCCCGCGCCCAGGGTGGCCCGTTCGTCCCCTGGCATGGCGACGAGGATGCGATGCCGGCCGAGCTGGAAAAGCTCGCCACCGCGCTTTCTCGCATGGAATTTCTGGAAACCAGCCTGCTGCGCATCCCGTCGGGCCAGCCGACCGGCACGCCGATGCTCAGCAGTTCCTATGGCTATCGTCGCGACCCGTTCAACGGCCACGCCGCCTTCCATGCCGGGCTCGACTTTCCCGGCCGCTATGGCCAGCCGATCCTGGCCGCCGCCCCCGGCAAGGTCAGCTATGTCGGCCAGCGCAGCGGCTATGGCAATGTCGTGGAGGTCACCCATGGCAATGGCATCATGACCCGCTACGCCCATCTGTCCGGCTTCAACGCCCGTGTCGGCCAGCAGGTCGCGCGCGGTGACCAGATCGCCCGCATGGGCTCCACCGGCCGCTCGACCGGCACGCATCTTCATTTCGAGGTGCGCGTCAACGGCGATCCCATCAATCCCCGCCGTTTCCTCGAGGCCCGCAAAGATGTTCTCCAAGTCCAGCAAATCGCCACGGCCCGTCTCGCCGATGTCGGCAACCGGGGCTAA
- a CDS encoding bactofilin family protein yields MSATGAKHTPFSLIGSDVTITGNLAATVDLHVDGVIDGDIRCAALVQGPDSRIIGHVTAQSARLAGLVDGSISAEELVVESTARITGDVTYERITIEAGGRVEGRFAHKDNGPVAAADLKLITSDSAA; encoded by the coding sequence ATGTCGGCAACCGGGGCTAAGCACACCCCCTTCTCGCTGATCGGCAGCGACGTGACGATCACCGGCAATCTCGCCGCGACCGTCGACCTGCATGTCGACGGCGTGATCGACGGCGACATTCGCTGCGCCGCGCTGGTCCAGGGCCCCGACAGCCGCATCATCGGCCATGTCACCGCGCAGAGCGCGCGCTTGGCGGGCCTCGTCGACGGATCGATCAGCGCCGAGGAACTGGTGGTCGAAAGCACCGCCCGCATCACCGGCGACGTGACCTATGAGCGGATCACGATTGAGGCCGGCGGCCGGGTCGAGGGTCGCTTTGCCCATAAGGATAATGGCCCGGTCGCGGCCGCCGACCTCAAGCTCATTACCAGCGACAGCGCAGCCTAA
- a CDS encoding helix-turn-helix domain-containing protein → MIASISLNGQVYSTAQKKLAATIRSLREAKGVSQERFAQLANVERARYGRIERGELNISLNVLFALAAGLGVKPSEILGEIELTDCQPDSVGLEPEETRA, encoded by the coding sequence GTGATTGCAAGTATTTCGTTGAACGGCCAAGTGTACAGCACGGCCCAAAAGAAGCTCGCAGCGACCATTCGCAGCCTGAGAGAAGCCAAAGGCGTCTCTCAGGAGCGATTCGCGCAACTCGCAAACGTGGAACGCGCTCGTTACGGACGTATCGAGCGAGGGGAGCTCAACATCTCGCTCAACGTCCTATTCGCGTTAGCGGCGGGCCTGGGTGTGAAGCCTTCCGAAATCCTCGGAGAGATCGAGCTCACCGATTGCCAGCCCGACTCGGTTGGTCTTGAACCTGAAGAAACTCGGGCATAG
- a CDS encoding RlmE family RNA methyltransferase produces MRGSGAGKVRVKSAKGRTAQSVRWLERHLNDPYVHKAKQEGWRSRAAFKLIELDEKFHFVKGSRAVVDLGVAPGGWAQVIRKMAPKAAVVGIDLLPVDPIPGVTLFEMDFMDDKAPDLLREALGQEPDLVISDMAANTVGHAQTDHLRTMGLVEAAADFAVQNLRKGGTFVAKVFAGGTDAELLAVLKKHFTTIKHAKPPASRKGSVEWYVVAQGFKGRPDAQE; encoded by the coding sequence GTGAGGGGTTCTGGCGCAGGCAAGGTGCGGGTGAAATCCGCCAAGGGTCGCACCGCGCAGTCGGTGCGCTGGCTGGAGCGGCACCTGAACGACCCCTATGTCCACAAGGCCAAGCAGGAAGGCTGGCGCAGCCGTGCCGCCTTCAAGCTGATCGAGCTGGACGAGAAATTCCATTTCGTGAAGGGCTCGCGCGCGGTCGTCGACCTGGGCGTGGCGCCGGGCGGCTGGGCACAGGTGATCCGCAAGATGGCGCCCAAGGCGGCCGTGGTCGGCATCGACCTGCTGCCGGTCGATCCGATTCCCGGCGTCACCCTGTTCGAAATGGACTTCATGGACGACAAGGCGCCGGACCTGCTGCGCGAGGCGCTGGGGCAGGAGCCGGACCTGGTGATTTCCGACATGGCGGCCAATACGGTGGGCCATGCCCAGACCGACCATCTGCGCACCATGGGGCTGGTCGAGGCCGCGGCGGATTTCGCCGTGCAGAATCTGCGCAAGGGCGGCACTTTCGTCGCCAAGGTCTTTGCCGGCGGCACCGATGCGGAGTTGCTGGCGGTGCTCAAGAAGCATTTCACCACGATCAAGCATGCCAAGCCGCCGGCGAGCCGCAAGGGCAGCGTCGAATGGTATGTCGTGGCGCAGGGATTCAAGGGACGGCCGGACGCGCAAGAGTAA
- a CDS encoding Ppx/GppA phosphatase family protein, whose product MVQHSRPSPQSSGPVGRVSGKSARSGSGNGSKAAAITPPSKQRGLYPYTARDRRSYAAIDLGTNNCRLLIAKPSADGFIVVDAFSRIVRLGEGLAATGRISDAAIDRAIAALSVCADKLRRRHVTLARSVATEACRRASNGAEFIQRVYRETGIALDIISAQEEARLAVLGCHALLEEGNGPALIFDIGGGSTELVLVDSHCDGAPRIVDWVSAPWGVVSLTESELFDHANPAERLAAYGRMRARVAEAFAPLARRLPQGEAGIRLLGTSGTVTTLASLHLDLPRYDRQAIDGLIVPSSSMRAISERLSTMALADRQRLPCIGTERADLVVAGCAILESILDIWPAERLGVADRGIREGILRGLMDRHGATT is encoded by the coding sequence TTGGTGCAGCATAGCCGCCCATCGCCGCAGAGTTCCGGCCCGGTTGGCCGCGTTTCGGGCAAGTCCGCCCGTTCCGGTTCGGGTAATGGGAGCAAGGCTGCGGCCATTACGCCCCCGTCGAAGCAACGGGGCCTTTATCCCTACACGGCGCGTGACCGCCGATCCTATGCGGCAATCGATCTGGGTACCAATAATTGCCGTCTGCTGATCGCCAAGCCGTCAGCGGACGGTTTCATCGTGGTCGATGCCTTTTCCCGGATCGTGCGTCTGGGCGAGGGGTTGGCGGCCACCGGGCGGATCAGCGATGCGGCGATCGACCGGGCCATCGCCGCGCTGTCGGTCTGTGCCGACAAGCTGCGGCGGCGCCATGTGACGCTGGCGCGGTCGGTCGCGACCGAGGCCTGTCGGCGGGCGAGCAATGGCGCCGAGTTCATCCAGCGCGTCTATCGCGAGACCGGGATCGCGCTCGACATCATCAGCGCGCAGGAAGAGGCGCGACTGGCGGTGCTGGGGTGCCACGCGCTGCTGGAAGAGGGCAATGGCCCGGCGCTGATCTTCGACATTGGCGGTGGATCGACCGAACTGGTGCTGGTCGATTCCCATTGCGACGGCGCGCCGCGCATCGTCGATTGGGTGAGCGCGCCCTGGGGCGTGGTGTCGCTGACCGAGAGTGAATTGTTCGACCATGCCAATCCGGCCGAGCGGCTGGCCGCCTATGGCCGGATGCGCGCGCGCGTGGCCGAGGCGTTCGCGCCGCTCGCCCGCCGCCTGCCGCAGGGCGAAGCCGGCATCAGGCTGCTGGGCACGTCGGGCACGGTGACGACTTTGGCCAGCCTGCACCTTGACCTGCCGCGCTATGACAGGCAGGCGATCGACGGGCTGATCGTGCCGAGCAGTTCGATGCGCGCGATTTCCGAACGGCTGTCGACCATGGCGCTGGCGGATCGGCAACGATTGCCCTGCATCGGCACGGAGCGCGCGGACCTGGTGGTCGCGGGCTGTGCCATTCTGGAATCGATCCTCGACATCTGGCCGGCCGAGCGACTGGGCGTCGCCGACCGCGGCATTCGCGAGGGCATATTGCGCGGCCTGATGGACCGCCATGGAGCAACGACGTGA